From a single Streptomyces sp. NBC_00377 genomic region:
- a CDS encoding shikimate kinase codes for MSGPRVVLVGPMGVGKSTVGQLLAERLGVAYRDTDDDIVAEQDRSIAEIFVDEGEETFRAIEKVAVRRALAEHDGVLALGGGSILDADTRDLLAGQRVVYLAMDVEEAVKRTGLNAARPLLAVNPRKQWRELMEARRHLYEGVATAVVTTDGRTPEEVSQVALDALELKEA; via the coding sequence ATGAGCGGGCCGCGGGTCGTCCTCGTGGGCCCGATGGGCGTCGGCAAGTCCACCGTCGGGCAGCTGCTCGCCGAGCGGCTCGGCGTCGCCTACCGGGACACCGACGACGACATCGTCGCCGAGCAGGACCGCAGCATCGCGGAGATCTTCGTCGACGAGGGCGAGGAGACCTTCCGCGCGATCGAGAAGGTGGCCGTACGGCGCGCCCTCGCCGAGCACGACGGCGTCCTGGCGCTCGGCGGCGGCTCGATCCTGGACGCGGACACCCGCGACCTGCTGGCCGGGCAGCGCGTGGTCTACCTGGCCATGGACGTCGAGGAAGCCGTCAAGCGCACCGGCCTCAACGCGGCCCGTCCGCTGCTCGCCGTCAACCCCCGCAAGCAGTGGCGCGAGCTGATGGAGGCCCGTCGCCATCTCTACGAGGGCGTCGCCACCGCGGTCGTGACCACGGACGGCCGCACGCCCGAAGAGGTCAGTCAAGTGGCCTTGGACGCTTTGGAGTTGAAGGAAGCATGA
- the aroC gene encoding chorismate synthase — protein sequence MSRLRWLTAGESHGPALVATLEGLPAGVPITTEMVADHLARRRLGYGRGARMKFERDEVTFLGGVRHGLTMGSPVAVMVGNTEWPKWEQVMAADPVDPEILAGLARNAPLTRPRPGHADLAGMQKYGFDEARPILERASARETAARVALGAVARSYLKETAGIEIVSHVVELAAAKAPYGLYPTPADVEKLDADPVRCLDADASKAMVAEIDQAHKDGDTLGGVVEVLAHDVPVGLGSHVHWDRRLDARLAAALMGIQAIKGVEVGDGFDLARVPGSKAHDEILATGDGIRRASGRSGGTEGGLTTGELLRVRAAMKPIATVPRALKTVDVATGEATQAHHQRSDVCAVPAAGIVAEAMVALVLADAVAEKFGGDSVPETRRNVRSYLDNLHIR from the coding sequence TTGAGCAGGCTGCGTTGGCTGACCGCGGGGGAGTCCCACGGTCCCGCACTTGTCGCGACGCTGGAGGGCCTTCCCGCCGGCGTGCCGATCACCACGGAGATGGTCGCGGACCACCTCGCGCGGCGGCGGCTCGGTTATGGGCGTGGCGCGCGGATGAAGTTCGAGCGTGACGAGGTCACCTTCCTCGGCGGTGTCCGGCACGGCCTGACCATGGGTTCTCCGGTGGCCGTGATGGTGGGCAACACGGAGTGGCCCAAGTGGGAGCAGGTGATGGCCGCCGACCCGGTCGATCCCGAGATTCTCGCCGGTCTGGCCCGCAACGCCCCGCTCACCCGCCCGCGCCCCGGCCACGCCGATCTCGCCGGGATGCAGAAGTACGGCTTCGACGAGGCCCGGCCGATCCTGGAGCGCGCCTCCGCGCGGGAGACGGCCGCCCGGGTGGCGCTGGGCGCGGTGGCCCGGTCGTACCTCAAGGAGACGGCCGGCATCGAGATCGTCTCGCACGTGGTCGAGTTGGCCGCGGCCAAGGCGCCCTACGGGCTGTACCCGACCCCGGCCGACGTCGAGAAGCTGGACGCGGACCCGGTGCGCTGCCTGGACGCGGACGCCTCCAAGGCGATGGTGGCCGAGATCGACCAGGCCCACAAGGACGGCGACACCCTCGGCGGCGTCGTCGAGGTCCTCGCCCACGACGTGCCGGTGGGCCTCGGCTCGCACGTGCACTGGGACCGTCGGCTGGACGCCCGGCTGGCGGCCGCCCTGATGGGCATCCAGGCGATCAAGGGCGTCGAGGTCGGCGACGGCTTCGACCTCGCGCGCGTGCCGGGTTCGAAGGCGCACGACGAGATCCTCGCCACCGGCGACGGGATCAGGCGCGCCTCAGGCCGCTCCGGAGGCACCGAGGGGGGCCTGACCACCGGCGAGCTGCTGCGCGTGCGTGCGGCGATGAAGCCGATCGCGACCGTGCCGCGGGCCCTGAAGACCGTGGACGTCGCCACCGGCGAGGCGACCCAGGCCCACCACCAGCGCTCGGACGTGTGCGCGGTCCCGGCCGCCGGGATCGTCGCCGAGGCGATGGTCGCCCTGGTGCTCGCGGACGCGGTGGCGGAGAAGTTCGGCGGCGACAGCGTCCCCGAGACCCGTCGCAACGTGCGGTCGTACCTCGACAACCTCCACATCCGATGA
- the alaS gene encoding alanine--tRNA ligase, with amino-acid sequence MESAEIRRRWLSFYEERGHTVVPSASLIADDPTLLLVPAGMVPFKPYFLGEVKPPWSRATSVQKCVRTPDIEEVGKTTRHGTFFQMCGNFSFGDYFKEGAIKYAWELLTTPQDKGGYGLEPEKLWITVYKDDDEAERIWHDVVGVPKERIQRLGMKDNYWSMGVPGPCGPCSEINYDRGPEFGVEGGPAVNDERYVEIWNLVFMQYERGQGIGKDNFEILGELPSKNIDTGLGLERLAMILQGVQNMYEIDTSMAVIKKATELTGIEYGRAHDSDVSLRVVTDHMRTSVMLIGDGVTPGNEGRGYVLRRIMRRAVRNMRLLGATGPVVKDLVDTVIAMMGQQYPELVTDRERIEKVAVAEENAFLKTLKAGTNILDTAVTETKASGGRVLAGDKAFLLHDTWGFPIDLTLEMAAEQGLSVDEDGFRRLMKEQRERAKADAQSKKTGHAGVGAYREIADQAGATDFIGYTDTEGESTIVGILVNGASSPAATEGDEVEIVLDRTPFYAEGGGQIGDTGRIRVDTGAVIEIRDTQKPVPGVYVHKGVVQVGEVTVGAKAHASIDQRRRTAIARAHSATHLTHQALRDALGPTAAQAGSENQPGRFRFDFGSPAAVPTAVMTDVEQKINEVLARDLDVQAEVMGIDEAKKQGAIAEFGEKYGERVRVVTIGDFSKELCGGTHVHNTAQLGLVKLLGESSIGSGVRRIEALVGVDAYNFLAREHTVVAQLQELIKGRPEELPEKVSAMLGKLKDAEKEIEKFRAEKVLQAAAGLAGSAKDVRGVALVTGQVPDGTTPDDLRRLVLDVRGRIQGGRAAVVALFTVNNGKPLTVIATNEAARERGLKAGDLVRTAAKTLGGGGGGKPDVAQGGGQNPAAVGEAVDAVERLVAETAK; translated from the coding sequence ATGGAGTCGGCCGAGATCCGCCGCCGCTGGCTGAGCTTCTACGAGGAGCGCGGGCACACCGTCGTGCCTTCGGCGTCGCTCATCGCGGACGACCCGACTCTGCTCCTGGTCCCCGCCGGCATGGTCCCCTTCAAGCCGTATTTCCTCGGCGAGGTCAAGCCCCCGTGGTCGCGCGCCACCAGCGTGCAGAAGTGCGTGCGGACGCCCGACATCGAAGAGGTCGGCAAGACCACCCGCCACGGCACCTTCTTCCAGATGTGCGGCAACTTCTCCTTCGGCGACTACTTCAAGGAAGGCGCCATCAAGTACGCCTGGGAGCTGCTCACCACGCCCCAGGACAAGGGTGGTTACGGCCTGGAGCCGGAGAAGCTCTGGATCACCGTCTACAAGGACGACGACGAGGCCGAGCGCATCTGGCACGACGTCGTCGGCGTGCCCAAGGAGCGCATCCAGCGCCTCGGCATGAAGGACAACTACTGGTCCATGGGCGTCCCCGGACCCTGCGGCCCCTGTTCCGAGATCAACTACGACCGCGGCCCCGAGTTCGGCGTCGAGGGCGGCCCCGCCGTCAACGACGAGCGGTACGTGGAGATCTGGAACCTGGTCTTCATGCAGTACGAGCGCGGCCAGGGCATCGGCAAGGACAACTTCGAGATCCTGGGCGAACTGCCGAGCAAGAACATCGACACGGGCCTCGGCCTGGAGCGCCTCGCCATGATTCTGCAGGGCGTGCAGAACATGTACGAGATCGACACCTCCATGGCCGTCATCAAGAAGGCCACCGAGCTGACCGGCATCGAGTACGGCCGAGCCCACGACTCGGACGTCTCGCTGCGCGTGGTCACCGACCACATGCGCACCTCCGTGATGCTCATCGGCGACGGCGTCACCCCCGGCAACGAGGGCCGTGGTTACGTGCTGCGTCGCATCATGCGCCGCGCCGTCCGCAACATGCGGCTGCTCGGCGCCACCGGCCCGGTCGTCAAGGACCTCGTCGACACCGTGATCGCGATGATGGGTCAGCAGTACCCCGAGCTCGTCACCGACCGCGAGCGCATCGAGAAGGTCGCCGTCGCCGAGGAGAACGCCTTCCTCAAGACGCTGAAGGCCGGCACCAACATCCTCGACACCGCCGTCACCGAGACCAAGGCCTCCGGTGGCCGCGTCCTCGCCGGCGACAAGGCCTTCCTCCTCCACGACACCTGGGGCTTCCCGATCGACCTCACCCTCGAGATGGCCGCCGAACAGGGGCTGTCCGTGGACGAGGACGGCTTCCGCCGCCTGATGAAGGAGCAGCGGGAACGGGCCAAGGCCGACGCCCAGTCCAAGAAGACCGGTCACGCCGGCGTGGGCGCCTATCGCGAGATCGCCGACCAGGCCGGAGCGACCGACTTCATCGGCTACACCGACACCGAGGGCGAGTCCACGATCGTCGGCATCCTCGTGAACGGCGCCTCCTCGCCGGCCGCCACCGAGGGCGACGAGGTGGAGATCGTCCTCGACCGCACTCCGTTCTACGCCGAGGGCGGCGGCCAGATCGGCGACACCGGCCGTATCAGGGTGGACACCGGCGCCGTCATCGAGATCCGTGACACCCAGAAGCCGGTTCCCGGCGTGTACGTCCACAAGGGCGTCGTCCAGGTCGGCGAGGTCACGGTCGGCGCCAAGGCCCATGCCTCGATCGACCAGCGCCGCCGCACGGCCATCGCCCGCGCCCACTCGGCCACCCACCTCACCCACCAGGCGCTGCGCGACGCCCTCGGCCCGACGGCCGCCCAGGCCGGTTCGGAGAACCAGCCCGGCCGCTTCCGTTTCGACTTCGGCTCCCCGGCCGCCGTCCCGACGGCCGTGATGACCGACGTCGAGCAGAAGATCAACGAGGTGCTCGCCCGCGACCTGGACGTCCAGGCCGAGGTCATGGGCATCGACGAGGCCAAGAAGCAGGGCGCCATCGCCGAGTTCGGCGAGAAGTACGGCGAGCGCGTCCGGGTGGTGACCATCGGGGACTTCTCCAAGGAGCTGTGCGGTGGCACGCACGTGCACAACACCGCCCAGCTGGGGCTCGTGAAGCTGCTCGGCGAGTCGTCGATCGGCTCGGGTGTCCGCCGGATCGAGGCCCTTGTCGGCGTCGACGCCTACAACTTCCTGGCCCGTGAGCACACGGTCGTCGCCCAGCTCCAGGAGCTGATCAAGGGCCGTCCGGAGGAGCTCCCGGAGAAGGTCTCCGCCATGCTCGGCAAGCTGAAGGACGCCGAGAAGGAGATCGAGAAGTTCCGCGCGGAGAAGGTCCTCCAGGCCGCCGCCGGACTTGCGGGGTCCGCCAAGGACGTCCGCGGTGTGGCCCTGGTCACCGGGCAGGTCCCGGACGGCACCACCCCCGACGACCTGCGCAGGCTCGTCCTCGACGTGCGCGGCCGCATCCAGGGCGGCCGGGCCGCCGTGGTCGCCCTGTTCACGGTGAACAACGGCAAGCCGCTGACGGTCATCGCCACCAACGAGGCGGCCCGTGAGCGCGGCCTGAAGGCCGGTGACCTGGTTCGTACGGCCGCCAAGACCCTCGGCGGCGGCGGTGGCGGCAAGCCGGACGTGGCCCAGGGCGGCGGCCAGAACCCGGCCGCCGTCGGTGAGGCCGTCGACGCCGTCGAGCGGCTCGTGGCGGAAACGGCCAAGTGA
- the mltG gene encoding endolytic transglycosylase MltG, giving the protein MTEYGRGPGSEPWHPEDPLYGDGGWEGQQAPTGQQPAYGGRPQHHPYPQQQSQQSQGSEYGDWGQGQAQQYDQQQYEQQQYGGQQYDPQYQGYDQQQYAHQDPQDPQSYQQGYEGYQEGGWDGTGSHAHVPYAADPGDPYGQQAAAYGAEQPDFYGTPDAYPPPEPPARRRAEPGPDPVQEPVEEPDPQSERNPDWDPGPDQGEHAFFAGGGAADDEEDDEPEGRGNRRGRGGKGTKNKNKKKGRNGCACLVVVLVFGGGIAGVGYFGYDYYKNRYGSAPDYAGAGTGQNVSVEVPKGSGGAAIGRLLKDAGVVKSVDAFVSAFTNNPEADGIQAGAYILKKEMSAKSAVAMMLDPKSQANVMVTPGQRNVAVYKVIDTKLGLTAGTTRQVAEKQYATLGLPKWANDNDEIKDPLEGFLFPGTYGAAKGMKPEAVLKSMVAHANEVYGEYDFVAKAKALKLENPLQVITVASLVQAEGKTHDDYRKMAEVVYNRLKPTNDQTNQLLQFDSTFNYLKGESKIHISESEINSNKDPYNTYTNRGLPPGPIGNPGEDALKATMNPTADGWIYFVATDGESNTEFAKTYAEFKRLKEKFDASTGN; this is encoded by the coding sequence ATGACTGAGTATGGCCGGGGCCCTGGCTCCGAACCGTGGCATCCGGAGGACCCGTTGTACGGGGACGGCGGATGGGAAGGGCAGCAGGCCCCCACGGGCCAGCAGCCTGCCTACGGTGGCCGGCCACAGCACCACCCCTACCCGCAGCAGCAGTCGCAGCAGTCGCAGGGGTCGGAGTACGGCGACTGGGGTCAGGGACAGGCGCAGCAGTACGACCAGCAGCAGTACGAGCAGCAGCAGTACGGCGGCCAGCAGTACGACCCGCAGTACCAGGGTTACGACCAGCAGCAGTACGCCCACCAGGACCCGCAGGACCCGCAGTCCTATCAGCAGGGGTACGAGGGATACCAGGAGGGCGGCTGGGACGGCACGGGCTCGCATGCCCACGTTCCGTACGCGGCCGACCCCGGCGACCCCTACGGCCAGCAGGCCGCGGCCTACGGCGCCGAGCAGCCGGACTTCTACGGCACTCCCGACGCGTATCCGCCGCCGGAGCCGCCCGCCCGGCGGCGCGCCGAGCCCGGACCGGACCCGGTGCAGGAGCCGGTGGAGGAACCCGACCCGCAGTCCGAGCGGAATCCCGACTGGGATCCCGGACCCGACCAGGGGGAGCACGCCTTCTTCGCCGGCGGCGGGGCCGCGGACGACGAGGAGGACGACGAGCCGGAGGGCCGCGGAAACCGGCGGGGCCGGGGCGGCAAGGGCACCAAGAACAAGAACAAGAAGAAGGGCCGCAACGGCTGCGCCTGCCTGGTGGTCGTGCTGGTGTTCGGCGGCGGCATCGCAGGCGTCGGCTACTTCGGCTACGACTACTACAAGAATCGTTACGGCTCGGCTCCGGACTACGCGGGCGCGGGCACCGGCCAGAACGTGAGCGTGGAGGTGCCCAAGGGCTCCGGCGGCGCCGCCATCGGCCGACTTCTGAAGGACGCCGGCGTCGTCAAGAGCGTCGACGCGTTCGTCTCGGCGTTCACGAACAATCCCGAAGCCGACGGTATTCAGGCGGGCGCGTACATCCTGAAGAAGGAGATGTCCGCGAAGAGCGCCGTGGCGATGATGCTCGACCCCAAGAGCCAGGCCAACGTGATGGTCACTCCGGGGCAGCGGAACGTGGCCGTCTACAAGGTCATCGACACCAAACTCGGGCTGACCGCCGGCACCACCAGGCAGGTGGCGGAGAAGCAGTACGCGACGCTCGGACTGCCCAAATGGGCGAACGACAACGACGAGATCAAGGACCCGCTGGAGGGCTTCCTCTTCCCGGGCACGTACGGCGCGGCCAAGGGCATGAAGCCGGAGGCGGTCCTGAAGTCGATGGTCGCCCACGCCAACGAGGTGTACGGCGAGTACGACTTCGTGGCCAAGGCCAAGGCGCTCAAGCTCGAGAACCCGCTTCAGGTCATCACGGTCGCCAGCCTGGTCCAGGCCGAGGGCAAGACGCACGACGACTACCGCAAGATGGCCGAGGTCGTCTACAACCGGCTCAAGCCGACGAACGACCAGACCAACCAACTGCTCCAGTTCGACTCGACCTTCAACTACCTGAAGGGCGAAAGCAAGATCCACATCAGCGAGTCCGAGATCAACAGCAACAAGGACCCGTACAACACCTACACCAACAGGGGCCTGCCGCCCGGCCCGATCGGGAATCCCGGCGAGGACGCGCTGAAGGCCACGATGAATCCGACCGCCGACGGCTGGATCTACTTCGTGGCGACCGACGGCGAGAGCAACACCGAATTCGCCAAGACCTACGCGGAATTCAAGCGACTCAAGGAAAAGTTCGATGCCAGCACGGGCAACTGA
- the ruvX gene encoding Holliday junction resolvase RuvX gives MRKGRRLAIDVGDARIGVASCDPDGILATPVETVPGRDVPAAHRRLGQLVEEYEPIEVVVGLPRSLNGGEGPAAVKVRGFAQELANKIAPVSVRLVDERMTTVTAGQGLRASGVKSKKGRSVIDQAAAVIILQQALESERVSGKAPGEGVEVVI, from the coding sequence ATGAGGAAGGGCCGTCGACTCGCGATCGACGTCGGGGACGCCCGGATCGGGGTCGCCTCGTGCGACCCCGACGGGATCCTCGCCACTCCGGTGGAGACGGTTCCGGGCCGGGACGTCCCCGCGGCTCACCGCCGGCTCGGACAGCTGGTCGAGGAGTACGAACCGATCGAGGTCGTCGTCGGCCTGCCTCGCTCCCTCAACGGGGGCGAGGGGCCCGCCGCGGTGAAGGTGCGAGGCTTCGCCCAGGAGCTGGCGAACAAAATCGCTCCCGTATCCGTACGTCTGGTGGACGAGCGGATGACGACCGTGACGGCCGGTCAAGGACTGCGCGCCTCAGGCGTGAAGTCCAAGAAGGGCCGCTCGGTGATCGACCAGGCGGCCGCCGTGATCATCCTCCAACAGGCGCTGGAATCCGAACGGGTGTCAGGCAAAGCACCGGGCGAGGGCGTCGAAGTGGTCATCTGA
- a CDS encoding shikimate dehydrogenase → MPARATDARRAAVLGSPIAHSLSPVLHRAAYEALELVGWTYDRFDVDEEALPAFLDGLGAEWAGLSLTMPLKRAVIPLLDEVSETAASVEAVNTLVLTEDGRRLGDNTDIPGMVAALRERGVEQVDSAAILGAGATASSALAALARVCTGEIVAYVRGAARAAEMRRWGERLDTEVRIADWADAADALRFPLVVATTPAGATDALALSVPERPATLFDVLYDPWPTELAARWSMFGGAVVSGLDLLVHQAVLQVEQMTGRAPAPVEAMRTAGEHALAARTAPHHP, encoded by the coding sequence ATGCCAGCACGGGCAACTGACGCCCGCCGGGCCGCCGTACTCGGCAGCCCCATCGCCCACTCCCTCTCCCCGGTGCTGCACCGCGCCGCGTACGAGGCGCTGGAACTCGTCGGCTGGACGTACGACCGCTTCGACGTCGACGAGGAGGCGCTGCCCGCCTTCCTCGACGGGCTCGGCGCCGAGTGGGCCGGCCTGTCGCTGACGATGCCGCTGAAGCGGGCGGTCATCCCGCTGCTCGACGAGGTGAGCGAGACGGCCGCCTCCGTGGAGGCGGTCAACACCCTCGTCCTCACCGAGGACGGCCGCCGGCTCGGCGACAACACCGACATCCCCGGCATGGTCGCGGCCCTGCGCGAGCGCGGCGTCGAACAGGTCGACTCGGCCGCGATCCTCGGCGCCGGCGCCACCGCGTCCTCCGCCCTGGCCGCCCTGGCCAGGGTCTGCACCGGCGAGATCGTCGCGTACGTGCGCGGAGCGGCCCGCGCCGCCGAGATGCGGCGGTGGGGCGAGCGGCTCGACACGGAGGTCCGGATCGCCGACTGGGCGGACGCCGCCGACGCGCTGCGCTTCCCGCTGGTCGTCGCCACCACCCCGGCCGGCGCCACGGACGCCCTCGCCCTCTCGGTGCCGGAGCGGCCCGCCACCCTCTTCGACGTGCTCTACGACCCCTGGCCCACCGAGTTGGCCGCCCGCTGGTCGATGTTCGGCGGCGCCGTGGTCAGCGGCCTCGACCTGCTCGTGCACCAGGCGGTCCTCCAGGTGGAGCAGATGACCGGCCGCGCCCCGGCGCCGGTGGAAGCCATGCGCACGGCGGGCGAGCACGCCCTCGCCGCCCGCACGGCCCCGCACCACCCGTAA